A single region of the Glycine max cultivar Williams 82 chromosome 20, Glycine_max_v4.0, whole genome shotgun sequence genome encodes:
- the LOC100810393 gene encoding dirigent-like protein, translating into MASTSQTLGNKIAMGMGSLTAASLAMLLAFANLATTIAAVDPTAATGKEHVIELYMHDILGGSNPTARPVTGLLGSIYSGQVPFAMPVGFNTQGTAIPNANGANPTVNGVFGIPLGTGLAGTSFAPNSGNNNNQNNAPLQLGPDGLGLGFGTITVIDDILTSQPELGSQIVGKAQGVYVASSADGTRQMMAFTALFEGGEYGDSLNFYGLYKIGSTMSQISVMGGTGKFKNARGFAELRALIPPGQIATDGAETLLRITIYLKH; encoded by the coding sequence ATGGCATCTACATCTCAAACACTTGGAAACAAGATTGCTATGGGAATGGGATCATTAACTGCAGCTTCCTTGGCAATGTTGCTTGCCTTTGCAAATTTGGCAACAACTATTGCAGCAGTTGACCCCACTGCAGCCACTGGGAAAGAACATGTTATTGAGCTTTACATGCATGACATTCTAGGGGGCAGCAACCCAACAGCTCGACCGGTGACTGGCTTGCTGGGAAGCATATACAGTGGTCAAGTACCCTTTGCAATGCCAGTAGGATTCAACACCCAAGGGACAGCCATCCCTAATGCCAATGGTGCTAACCCCACTGTCAATGGAGTTTTTGGCATCCCACTAGGAACTGGATTGGCAGGTACTTCATTTGCACCAAACTcaggcaacaacaacaaccaaaacaatGCCCCTCTGCAGTTAGGACCTGATGGACTGGGACTAGGCTTTGGTACAATCACTGTTATTGATGATATATTGACCTCTCAACCTGAGTTGGGGTCTCAAATAGTTGGGAAGGCTCAAGGTGTGTATGTGGCAAGTTCAGCAGATGGGACTAGACAGATGATGGCTTTTACAGCCCTGTTTGAAGGAGGGGAATATGGTGATAGCTTGAACTTTTATGGCTTGTACAAGATAGGAAGCACCATGTCACAAATATCTGTGATGGGGGGCACAGGGAAGTTTAAGAATGCAAGGGGGTTTGCTGAACTGAGAGCTCTTATCCCACCAGGACAGATTGCCACTGATGGTGCAGAGACACTGCTGAGGATCACTATCTATTTGAAACACTAA